Proteins encoded together in one Osmerus eperlanus chromosome 20, fOsmEpe2.1, whole genome shotgun sequence window:
- the ssr2 gene encoding translocon-associated protein subunit beta, whose product MRALYVFALLALLGLGTGEEGARLLASKSLLNRYAVEGRDLTLQYNIYNVGTSAGLEVELSDDSFPPEDFGIVSGMLNVKWDRIAPASNVSHTVVLRPLKAGYFNFTSASVSYLAQEGGQVVVGYTSAPGQGGILAQREFDRRFSPHYLDWAAFGVMTLPSIGIPLLLWYSSKRKYDSPKTKKN is encoded by the exons ATGAGGGCTCTCTATGTATTTGCTCTGCTGGCCTTGCTTGGcttggggacaggagaggagggcgctCGTCTGTTGGCCTCAAAGTCGCTGTTGAACCGGTATGCTGTGGAGGGTCGTGACCTCACACTCCAGTACAACATCTACAACGTCGGAACCAG CGCTGGCCTGGAAGTTGAGCTGTCGGATGACTCCTTTCCCCCTGAGGACTTTGGCATTGTCTCTGGAATGCTGAATGTGAAATGGGACAGGATTGCTCC AGCCAGCAATGTCTCTCACACAGTGGTGTTGCGCCCCCTGAAGGCCGGATACTTCAACTTCACCTCTGCCTCTGTCAGCTATCTGGCTCAGGAGGGAGGCCAagttgtg GTTGGCTACACAAGCGCTCCTGGCCAGGGTGGAATCTTGGCTCAGAGAGAATTTGACAGGCGGTTCTCCCCCCACTAT CTGGACTGGGCAGCATTTGGTGTGATGACCCTCCCCTCCATTGgcatccccctgctcctctggtACTCCAGCAAAAGAAAGTATGACTCGCCAAAGACCAAGAAGAACTGA